One Brassica napus cultivar Da-Ae chromosome C4, Da-Ae, whole genome shotgun sequence genomic region harbors:
- the LOC106412499 gene encoding LOW QUALITY PROTEIN: mitochondrial inner membrane protein OXA1-like (The sequence of the model RefSeq protein was modified relative to this genomic sequence to represent the inferred CDS: deleted 1 base in 1 codon) — protein sequence MACALRSFSRRNLSPKWFSKISSQAPPLVLHHIKDYTEPSLTESSLLVPMLHRQVFFKDRKKMSFAQPVCSPGVLLCRHISSSSKPEEWSIDALGDIVEGLVPKKSVEAMSTTIDGCSAAFESLYSPLNCVHYVINGIHDLTGCNWSMSVVLTALLASGLMWPVSMRIQRQVWELKILRMSIQKARRVMQTCDPKSLSKHKKWEAECTHKFGECYKSYLPLSLLNLLIFINGINTMAKKIPGFTDLSTLDSFYMLPLMTGLTFWFTSKVPTISLTKNLSRMKELPLYCIVFIVVQAAYKYEPAVYFYVITYKISLCTLTWMCRSKQIAKLSKRIMARVISVMREFIDVVKKKDKN from the exons ATGGCTTGTGCTCTTCGTAGCTTCTCAAGGAGAAATCTTTCACCAAAATGGTTCAGCAAGATCTCCTCC CAAGCCCCCCCTCTTGTTCTTCACCATATCAAAGATTATACTGAACCCAGTTTAACGGAATCAAGTCTTCTGGTTCCTATGCTTCATAGGCAAGTTTTCTTTAAAGATAGAAAGAAAATGTCTTTTGCTCAACCAGTATGTTCTCCTGGAGTATTGCTATGTAGACACATCTCTTCATCCAGCAAACCAGAAGAATGGAGCATAGATGCCTTAGGAGATATTGTTGAGGGACTTGTCCCTAAGAAGTCTGTGGAAGCAATGTCCACTACTATAGATGGATGTAGTGCTGCATTCGAAAGCTTATACTCCCCTCTGAACTGCGTGCATTATGTGATTAATGGAATCCATGACCTTACCGGCTGCAACTG GTCGATGTCCGTTGTTCTTACGGCTTTACTGGCGAGTGGACTCATGTGGCCAGTCTCTATGCGGATTCAAAGACAAGTTTGGGAGTTAAAA ATTTTGCGTATGAGCATTCAGAAAGCGAGGAGAGTGATGCAGACATGTGATCCTAAATCTCTGtctaaacataaaaaatgggaAGCAGAGTGTACACATAA ATTTGGAGAATGTTACAAGTCTTATCTGCCACTAAGCCTTCTTAATCTACTCATCTTCATCAATGgg atcaATACCATGGCTAAGAAAATCCCAGGGTTCACTGATCTTTCAACTCTAGACAGTTTCTACATGTTACCTCTAATGACAGGCTTAACTTTCTGGTTCACATCTAAG GTCCCCACCATAAGCCTGACAAAAAATTTATCCAGAATGAAGGAACTCCCTTTGTATTGCATTGTCTTCATTGTGGTCCAAGCTGCATATAAATATGAACCG gcAGTGTACTTTTACGTGATCACATATAAAATCTCTCTATGCACATTAACCTGGA TGTGTAGATCTAAGCAGATAGCAAAGCTGAGCAAAAGGATAATGGCGAGAGTGATAAGTGTTATGAGGGAGTTTATTGAcgtggtgaagaagaaagacaagAACTGA
- the LOC106415505 gene encoding probable cyclic nucleotide-gated ion channel 3, translated as MEMMNLKRNTFVKFTENEDSWNRPSVTSVIKKTVRRSFEKGSEKIRNFKQQPLTFHSQKKNENKKKIIRVMNPNDSYLQNWNKIFLLLCVVALAFDPLFFFIPVVDPGRFCLKLDKKLEAVACVFRTFIDAFYVVHMLFQFNTGFIAPSSRGFGRGELVQSYKKIAVRYLKSYFIIDVLSILPIPQVVVLAVVPSMGRPASLVTKELLKWVIFCQYVPRIARIYPLFKEVTRTSGLVTETAWAGAALNLFLYMLASHVFGSFWYLISIERKDRCWRETCAKIKGCIHAYLYCSGGEDNSQYLIGSCPLMDPEEIKNSTVFNFGIFAEALQSGVVESMDFPKKFFYCFWWGLRNLSALGQNLKTSAFEGEIIFAVIICISGLVLFALLIGNMQKYLQSTTVRVEEMRVKRRDAEQWMSHRMLPDDLRKRVRKYEQYKWQETRGVEEEVLLSSLPKDLRKDIKRHLCLNMLKTVPWFKAMDDRLLDALCARLKPALYTENSYIVREGEPLEDMVFIMRGKLTSTTTYGGKSGFFNSVSLGVGQFCGDLLTWALDPNTSHFPISTSTVQAQTEVEGFVLSADDLKFVATQYRRINSKQLRHMFRYHSVQWRTWAACFIQAAWKRYCRKKLSRALREEEERLENTLQTDDSGGNKLNLGAAIYASRFASHALRNVRANAAARNSMLPHMLSLLPQKPADPEFPMDET; from the exons atggagatgatgaatcTCAAAAGAAACACGTTTGTAAA gTTTACTGAAAATGAAGATTCTTGGAACAGACCTTCAGTAACTtctgttattaaaaaaacagttaGACGTAGCTTTGAGAAAGGCTCAGAGAAGATCAGAAACTTTAAGCAGCAGCCATTAACGTTTCATTCTCAAAAGAAGAATGAGAACAAGAAAAAGATAATACGAGTGATGAACCCTAACGACTCTTATCTTCAAAACTGGAACAAGATTTTCTTGCTCCTTTGTGTTGTAGCGTTAGCATTTGATCCTCTGTTTTTCTTCATCCCCGTGGTGGATCCAGGCAGATTCTGTCTTAAACTAGACAAGAAACTCGAGGCAGTGGCTTGTGTTTTCCGCACTTTCATCGACGCTTTCTATGTGGTTCACATGTTGTTTCAGTTTAATACTGGCTTCATTGCTCCTTCTTCTCGTGGTTTTGGAAGAGGAGAGCTTGTTCAGAGTTATAAAAAAATCGCTGTGAGATACCTCAAGTCATACTTTATAATCGATGTTCTTTCTATTCTCCCTATTCCTCAG GTAGTTGTTCTAGCTGTTGTTCCATCGATGGGTCGACCTGCGTCACTGGTAACAAAAGAGCTACTGAAATGGGTAATATTTTGTCAGTATGTTCCAAGGATTGCACGAATCTATCCGCTTTTTAAAGAAGTAACAAGAACGTCCGGTTTGGTAACTGAGACTGCATGGGCTGGAGCTGCTCTAAACCTATTCCTCTACATGTTAGCTAGCCATGTCTTTGGATCTTTTTGGTACTTGATATCGATTGAAAGGAAAGATAGATGTTGGCGTGAAACATGTGCTAAGATAAAAGGTTGCATTCATGCGTACTTATACTGTTCGGGTGGGGAAGACAATAGCCAGTATTTAATAGGTTCTTGCCCGTTGATGGACCCAGAGGAGATTAAAAACTCGACTGTTTTCAACTTCGGTATATTCGCTGAGGCATTGCAGTCTGGAGTCGTGGAGTCAATGGACTTCCCTAAGAAGTTTTTCTATTGTTTCTGGTGGGGTCTTCGCAACCTTAG TGCTCTGGGCCAAAACTTGAAGACAAGTGCCTTTGAAGGAGAGATCATTTTCGCGGTCATCATTTGTATCTCTGGACTAGTTTTGTTTGCTCTTCTCATAGGAAACATGCAG aaaTATTTGCAATCAACTACGGTAAGAGTTGAGGAAATGAGGGTGAAAAGGAGAGATGCAGAGCAATGGATGTCTCACCGTATGTTACCAGACGATCTGAGAAAACGTGTACGTAAATACGAACAGTATAAATGGCAAGAAACCAGAGGAGTTGaggaagaagttcttctctccAGTCTTCCAAAAGATCTCAGAAAGGACATTAAACGCCATCTTTGCTTGAATATGCTCAAAACG gTGCCGTGGTTTAAAGCTATGGATGATCGGTTACTAGACGCACTTTGTGCACGTTTGAAACCGGCTCTCTACACGGAGAACAGTTACATTGTGCGTGAAGGTGAACCACTTGAGGATATGGTGTTTATAATGAGAGGAAAGTTAACTAGCACAACCACTTATGGCGGCAAAAGCGGATTCTTCAATTCGGTTAGCTTGGGTGTTGGTCAATTCTGTGGAGATCTTCTCACATGGGCACTAGATCCAAACACTTCTCACTTCCCTATCTCTACTAGCACCGTTCAAGCTCAGACAGAAGTCGAAGGCTTTGTTCTCTCAGCTGATGATCTCAAATTTGTTGCTACTCAGTATCGTCGCATCAATAGCAAGCAACTACGGCACATGTTCAG GTATCACTCAGTGCAGTGGCGAACATGGGCAGCATGTTTTATACAAGCAGCATGGAAGAGATATTGTAGAAAGAAGCTCTCAAGGGCTTtacgtgaagaagaagaaagactaGAAAATACTCTTCAGACCGATGATTCAGGAGGCAATAAACTTAACTTAGGTGCTGCGATTTATGCGTCTAGGTTTGCTTCTCATGCTCTGAGGAATGTAAGGGCGAATGCAGCAGCACGCAACTCTATGCTTCCTCATATGCTATCTTTATTGCCTCAGAAACCAGCTGATCCTGAGTTTCCTATGGATGAAACCTAA